One segment of Triticum aestivum cultivar Chinese Spring chromosome 2A, IWGSC CS RefSeq v2.1, whole genome shotgun sequence DNA contains the following:
- the LOC123187488 gene encoding CBL-interacting protein kinase 2, giving the protein MGEQKGNILMGKYEMGKMLGQGTFAKVYHARNIETSQSVAIKVTDKEKVLKGGLTDQIKREISVMKLVKHPNIVQMYEVMATKTKIYFVLEHVKGGELFNKVQRGRLKEDAARKYFQQLICAVDFCHSRGVYHRDLKPENLLLDENSNLKVSDFGLSTISECRRLDGLLHTSCGTPAYVAPEVINRKGYDGAKADIWSCGVILFVLLAGYLPFQDKNLMNMYKKIGKAEFKCPSWFSSDIRRLLLRILDPNPSTRISIERIMEHPWFRKGLDAKLLRYNLQAKDAVPAADMAATSDSLSCSNSATEGKEQEAKKLANLNAFDIISLSTGLDLSGMFEDNDKKRESKFTSTNSASTIVSKIEDIAKCMRLKLVKKDGGMLRMESFKAGRKGVMSIDAEIFEVTPDFHLVELKKTNGDTLEYQKVLNQEMRPALKDIVWAWQGEQQPQPQQQPC; this is encoded by the coding sequence ATGGGAGAGCAGAAGGGGAATATTCTGATGGGGAAGTACGAGATGGGGAAGATGCTCGGGCAAGGGACCTTTGCCAAGGTCTACCATGCCCGTAACATCGAGACCTCGCAGAGTGTTGCCATCAAGGTGACCGACAAGGAGAAGGTTCTGAAGGGCGGGCTCACGGATCAGATCAAGCGCGAGATATCTGTGATGAAGCTGGTGAAGCACCCAAACATTGTTCAGATGTATGAGGTCATGGCAACCAAAACAAAGATTTATTTTGTGTTGGAGCATGTGAAGGGTGGAGAGCTGTTCAACAAGGTTCAGAGGGGAAGGCTCAAGGAAGATGCTGCAAGGAAGTACTTCCAGCAGCTGATCTGCGCGGTTGACTTTTGTCACAGCAGGGGTGTCTATCACCGTGATTTGAAGCCGGAGAACCTTCTTCTTGATGAGAACAGTAACCTGAAAGTTTCAGACTTCGGTCTGAGTACCATTTCTGAGTGCAGAAGACTTGACGGGTTGCTCCACACATCCTGCGGCACGCCTGCTTATGTTGCCCCTGAAGTGATCAATAGGAAAGGCTATGACGGCGCTAAGGCTGACATCTGGTCTTGTGGGGTGATCCTCTTTGTGCTTTTGGCTGGGTATCTCCCATTCCAAGATAAAAATCTGATGAATATGTATAAGAAGATTGGGAAAGCAGAGTTCAAATGCCCGAGTTGGTTCTCTTCAGATATTCGAAGGCTTCTGCTAAGGATTCTTGATCCAAACCCCAGCACAAGGATCTCGattgagagaatcatggaacatcCTTGGTTCAGGAAGGGTCTAGATGCAAAACTGCTCAGATACAATTTACAAGCAAAAGATGCCGTTCCTGCTGCTGACATGGCTGCGACTTCTGATTCCTTGAGCTGCAGCAACTCAGCAACAGAGGGCAAGGAACAAGAAGCAAAAAAGCTCGCCAACTTGAATGCTTTCGATATAATCTCCCTCTCAACCGGACTCGACCTCTCTGGTATGTTTGAGGACAATGACAAGAAGAGGGAGTCCAAGTTCACATCCACCAACTCGGCTTCGACGATCGTGTCAAAGATCGAGGACATCGCAAAGTGCATGCGACTGAAGCTCGTCAAGAAAGATGGTGGCATGTTGAGGATGGAAAGCTTCAAGGCTGGAAGGAAAGGTGTGATGTCCATTGATGCTGAGATATTCGAGGTCACCCCTGACTTCCATCTCGTGGAGTTGAAGAAGACAAACGGTGATACTCTGGAGTACCAGAAGGTCTTGAACCAGGAGATGAGGCCGGCGCTGAAGGACATAGTCTGGGCGTGGCAAGGCGagcagcagccgcagccgcagcagcaaCCATGTTGA